From a single Shewanella denitrificans OS217 genomic region:
- a CDS encoding DUF2238 domain-containing protein, translated as MDMSSKKINILWIVIFTATLVWSGINPKDQFTWFLEVAPALIGAGLLAVTYKSFRLTPLLYGFILLHCLVLMIGGHYTYAEVPFFDGLFGAERNNYDKVGHFFQGFVPALLAREILLRKSVVNSKAWLNYIIVSISLAFSAFYELIEWWVALATGENAEAFLGTQGYVWDTQSDMALALLGAICALVFLSLPHDHQLKKIANA; from the coding sequence ATGGACATGAGCAGTAAGAAAATTAACATTCTATGGATAGTCATTTTTACCGCCACGCTAGTTTGGTCTGGTATCAACCCAAAAGATCAATTTACTTGGTTTCTTGAGGTGGCGCCGGCGCTGATTGGCGCAGGATTGTTGGCTGTGACCTATAAGTCGTTTCGGCTCACACCTTTGCTGTATGGGTTTATTCTGCTCCATTGCTTAGTCTTGATGATTGGCGGCCATTACACCTATGCGGAAGTGCCTTTTTTCGATGGTCTCTTTGGCGCCGAAAGAAACAACTACGACAAAGTGGGTCACTTCTTCCAAGGCTTCGTGCCTGCGCTATTGGCAAGAGAAATCCTATTGCGTAAAAGCGTGGTGAACAGCAAGGCTTGGCTTAATTACATCATAGTGTCCATCAGCTTAGCTTTTAGCGCATTTTATGAATTAATTGAATGGTGGGTTGCCTTGGCCACAGGTGAGAATGCGGAAGCATTTTTAGGCACCCAAGGCTACGTGTGGGACACTCAGTCCGACATGGCGCTGGCACTCTTGGGGGCGATTTGTGCGCTAGTATTCTTGAGCCTACCTCATGACCATCAATTAAAAAAAATCGCTAACGCCTAG
- a CDS encoding alpha/beta hydrolase, with amino-acid sequence MFFKYRLAPEYPYPAAHDDVYKATLAIKQSGSKFGNTDRIIFVGDSAGAQLALITSLRLRNQQNWLPQKQILIYPMLDPDGKSPSYLANGSDYIITANMLLSGFAMYMGDKAKHSANPELYPLDQADFSGLPSTYIVTAEFDPLRDEGEQLYRALLTAGVEAYCQRYLGVIHGFFQLSGVSQSAVSCMENITNQIKA; translated from the coding sequence ATTTTTTTTAAATATAGACTTGCGCCAGAATACCCTTACCCAGCGGCGCACGATGATGTGTATAAAGCCACATTGGCCATCAAACAATCGGGTTCAAAATTTGGCAATACAGACAGGATTATATTTGTGGGTGATAGCGCAGGTGCTCAATTAGCCTTGATAACATCGCTTAGGTTGAGAAATCAGCAAAATTGGTTGCCGCAAAAACAAATATTGATTTACCCCATGCTGGATCCCGATGGCAAGTCACCAAGCTATCTTGCCAACGGTAGTGATTACATCATCACGGCTAACATGTTGCTATCAGGCTTTGCTATGTATATGGGTGACAAGGCTAAGCATAGCGCCAACCCAGAGCTTTACCCTTTGGATCAAGCTGATTTTAGTGGCCTACCTTCGACCTACATAGTTACGGCGGAATTTGATCCATTAAGAGATGAAGGCGAACAGCTTTACAGGGCATTGCTGACCGCAGGTGTCGAGGCATATTGCCAGCGATATTTAGGTGTCATTCATGGTTTCTTTCAGCTGTCAGGCGTGAGCCAATCAGCAGTGAGCTGCATGGAGAATATCACTAACCAGATAAAGGCATAG
- a CDS encoding IS4-like element ISSde1 family transposase, with the protein MRDIHILHDLIKKQCPQIHQKRLNSLMVATESLLDGNQLSLTQLGRNITGSVAAKHNIKRIDRLLGNYHLAQDKITIYQWHARYLCGANPMPIILVDWSDVREQLRIMTLRASISVQGRSVTLYERTFLFEDYNAPRSHNAFLAELANVLPQGCCPLIVTDAGYRNTWFREVERYGWFWLGRVRGDVSFMHHGQTTWHSNKSLYSKANSTAKYIGNVQLARKSPLSCHLHLFKAKSKLRKDKRSSKTGRNHTAQKSYRLGSKEPWLLATNLPPEYFNPAKVVELYAKRMQIEETFRDLKSPQYGMGLRQSRSRCPKRYDVLLLIAMLAEILLWCIGIAARHLGWQKDFQANSIKYRAVLSVVRLGKEVRRRPKYTLKASIIYWALNEYIKLVHTAGRPKL; encoded by the coding sequence ATGCGTGATATCCATATCTTACACGATTTAATCAAAAAACAATGCCCTCAAATACACCAAAAACGACTTAATTCTCTGATGGTTGCCACTGAGTCACTCCTCGATGGTAATCAACTATCACTTACTCAGCTTGGTCGTAATATTACGGGCTCCGTGGCAGCTAAACACAACATTAAACGTATTGACCGACTCTTAGGTAATTATCACTTAGCTCAAGATAAAATAACAATATATCAGTGGCATGCTCGCTATCTTTGTGGCGCAAACCCTATGCCTATTATTCTCGTCGATTGGTCTGATGTCCGTGAACAGCTTCGAATAATGACGCTACGCGCATCCATCAGCGTTCAAGGTCGCTCTGTGACTCTGTATGAACGGACTTTCTTGTTTGAGGACTACAACGCACCTCGCAGCCATAATGCTTTTCTCGCTGAACTTGCCAACGTTTTACCTCAAGGTTGTTGTCCTCTGATTGTCACCGATGCAGGCTATCGCAATACCTGGTTTAGGGAAGTTGAGCGCTATGGCTGGTTCTGGCTTGGCAGAGTGCGAGGCGATGTAAGCTTTATGCACCACGGGCAAACCACTTGGCATTCAAATAAATCACTCTACTCAAAAGCAAACTCAACCGCTAAATACATAGGTAATGTTCAGCTTGCACGTAAATCACCGCTAAGCTGCCATTTACATCTATTTAAGGCTAAGTCCAAATTACGTAAAGATAAGCGCTCTTCAAAAACGGGCCGAAACCACACCGCACAAAAGAGTTATCGCTTAGGCAGTAAGGAGCCGTGGCTGCTGGCGACCAACTTACCGCCTGAATACTTCAATCCAGCAAAAGTGGTTGAGCTATATGCTAAACGCATGCAAATTGAAGAAACCTTTCGGGATTTAAAAAGCCCACAATATGGCATGGGATTGAGGCAAAGTCGCAGTCGGTGTCCAAAGCGATATGATGTATTGTTGCTTATCGCTATGCTGGCAGAAATACTGTTGTGGTGTATAGGCATAGCCGCGAGGCATCTTGGCTGGCAGAAGGATTTCCAAGCTAACAGCATCAAATATCGCGCTGTATTATCCGTTGTAAGATTAGGAAAAGAAGTGCGGCGAAGGCCAAAATACACACTAAAAGCATCGATAATTTACTGGGCATTAAACGAATATATCAAACTGGTTCATACCGCTGGCAGACCTAAATTATGA
- a CDS encoding DUF6500 family protein → MPALLKQSVTPLLPKRLKEKAIQVCHKKIAQKGDNVGLSFYAFFANKNDDSELLMQAATWWIQTHQLDHFEKAHKIIKLLEAEG, encoded by the coding sequence ATGCCCGCTTTACTTAAACAGTCAGTAACTCCGTTATTACCAAAACGATTAAAAGAAAAAGCCATTCAAGTTTGTCATAAGAAAATTGCCCAAAAAGGCGATAATGTCGGCCTGTCTTTTTATGCCTTTTTTGCCAATAAAAATGATGACTCTGAGCTATTAATGCAAGCCGCTACTTGGTGGATCCAAACCCACCAACTGGATCATTTCGAAAAAGCCCACAAGATAATCAAGTTGCTGGAAGCAGAGGGGTAA
- the tldD gene encoding metalloprotease TldD, which produces MPFLAQVEQSLFKGALTLDGLASYLNTIHQHQIDYSDLYFQSSRHESWVLEDGIIKEGSFHIERGVGVRAINGEKTGFAYADEITPVALEAAASAARGIAIAGQTHKVQAFKRQQQHALYDSADPIAAMDEVTKIGLLKQADAYIRSLDSRIIQVVVSLSGVHEEIIIAASDGTLAADIRPLVRFNCSVILEENGKRERGSAGGGGRHDYSSFFITDDTGLPQSFEFARDAVRQAQVNINAVDAPAGEMPVVLGNGWPGVLLHEAVGHGLEGDFNRKGSSTFSGKIGQQVASNLVTVIDDGTMPNRRGSLSIDDEGVPSQKNVLIEDGILKGYMQDKLNARLMGVAPTGNGRRESYAHLPMPRMTNTYMNAGTSTLDEMIKSVDKGIYAPNFGGGQVDITSGKFVFSASEAYLIEKGEITQAIKGATLIGNGPEAMGLISMVGNDLQLDKGVGVCGKDGQSLPVGVGQPSLKVDRLTVGGTA; this is translated from the coding sequence ATGCCATTTTTAGCACAAGTTGAGCAGAGTTTATTTAAAGGCGCATTAACCTTAGATGGGTTAGCGTCATACTTGAACACCATACATCAGCATCAAATCGATTACTCGGATCTGTATTTTCAGAGTAGCCGCCATGAGTCTTGGGTGCTAGAAGATGGCATTATCAAGGAAGGCAGTTTCCATATCGAGCGTGGTGTAGGTGTGCGCGCCATCAATGGCGAGAAAACCGGCTTTGCCTATGCCGATGAAATTACCCCAGTGGCATTAGAAGCGGCGGCGAGTGCGGCTCGTGGTATCGCCATTGCCGGACAAACTCACAAAGTGCAGGCGTTTAAGCGTCAGCAGCAACATGCCTTGTATGACAGCGCAGACCCTATTGCCGCCATGGATGAAGTCACTAAGATTGGTCTATTAAAACAAGCCGATGCTTATATTCGCAGCCTAGATAGCCGCATTATCCAAGTGGTAGTGAGCCTGTCTGGCGTGCATGAAGAAATCATTATTGCCGCCAGCGATGGCACCTTGGCGGCGGATATTCGCCCCTTAGTGCGTTTCAATTGCAGCGTTATTTTAGAAGAAAATGGCAAGCGCGAGCGCGGCAGTGCCGGCGGCGGTGGTCGTCATGATTACAGTTCTTTCTTCATCACTGATGACACAGGTTTGCCGCAAAGTTTTGAATTTGCAAGGGATGCGGTGCGCCAGGCTCAAGTCAACATTAATGCCGTGGATGCCCCCGCAGGTGAAATGCCTGTGGTATTAGGCAATGGTTGGCCTGGGGTGTTACTGCACGAAGCCGTAGGCCATGGTCTTGAAGGTGATTTTAACCGTAAGGGCAGCAGTACTTTTAGCGGAAAAATTGGCCAGCAAGTGGCGTCAAACTTGGTCACTGTGATTGATGATGGCACCATGCCAAATCGCCGTGGTTCCCTGAGCATAGACGATGAAGGTGTACCGAGTCAGAAGAACGTCTTAATTGAAGATGGTATTCTTAAAGGCTATATGCAGGATAAGTTAAATGCGCGCTTAATGGGCGTTGCCCCAACCGGAAACGGTCGCCGTGAATCTTATGCCCACCTGCCTATGCCGCGTATGACCAACACTTATATGAACGCCGGTACTTCCACCTTAGATGAAATGATTAAGTCGGTGGATAAAGGCATTTATGCACCTAATTTTGGTGGTGGTCAGGTCGATATCACTTCAGGTAAATTTGTGTTCTCGGCCTCAGAAGCCTACTTGATTGAAAAGGGCGAAATCACCCAAGCCATCAAGGGCGCCACCTTAATTGGTAATGGCCCAGAAGCCATGGGATTGATTTCTATGGTGGGTAACGATCTTCAATTAGACAAAGGCGTTGGCGTGTGCGGTAAAGACGGCCAAAGCCTTCCCGTGGGGGTTGGTCAGCCGAGCCTCAAAGTTGACCGACTCACCGTTGGCGGTACAGCCTAA
- a CDS encoding carbon-nitrogen hydrolase family protein: MQISLLQCQSSRDVSANIDFIDGQLALLPREADDAQLVVLPECSLLFGGHESQQLEYAGTDDNSKLKAALADLAKRHNVYLIAGTIPMQAQGAKVHSRCYFFDNQGITLGHYDKLHLFDVDVSDNTKQYRESDSFTPGEGLTVIDTPFGKIGLAICYDLRFADLFRALRLAGADFIALPSAFTKVTGEAHWQTLLQARAIETQCYLLGAGQWGQHNEGSRETWGQSMIVDPWGRIVSQLESGCGWVQAKPDFLLLERIRQQMPVQGHNRFLPPTLIKKP, translated from the coding sequence ATGCAGATAAGTTTATTGCAGTGCCAAAGTAGTCGCGATGTCAGTGCTAACATTGACTTTATTGATGGTCAGCTGGCGCTGTTACCTAGAGAAGCTGATGACGCTCAGTTAGTGGTGTTGCCAGAATGCAGTCTGTTATTTGGCGGCCATGAGAGCCAGCAACTTGAATATGCAGGCACTGATGACAACAGCAAGCTTAAAGCGGCACTTGCAGACTTAGCTAAACGGCATAATGTGTACTTAATCGCCGGCACTATTCCTATGCAGGCTCAAGGTGCTAAGGTACATAGCCGTTGCTACTTTTTTGATAATCAAGGAATAACCTTAGGTCATTACGACAAGCTGCATCTGTTTGATGTGGACGTGTCAGACAATACCAAACAATATCGAGAGAGTGACAGTTTTACGCCAGGAGAGGGGTTAACCGTTATCGATACCCCTTTTGGTAAAATTGGCCTCGCCATCTGTTATGATCTGCGCTTCGCTGACTTATTTCGTGCACTGCGTTTAGCGGGTGCCGATTTCATCGCCCTGCCATCGGCATTTACCAAAGTCACAGGGGAAGCTCACTGGCAAACCTTGTTACAAGCCAGAGCCATTGAAACCCAGTGTTACTTATTAGGGGCAGGTCAATGGGGCCAGCATAATGAAGGTAGCCGCGAGACGTGGGGGCAAAGCATGATAGTCGACCCTTGGGGGCGCATAGTGTCTCAGCTCGAAAGCGGTTGTGGTTGGGTGCAGGCCAAACCCGATTTTTTATTATTAGAGCGCATTCGGCAGCAAATGCCAGTGCAGGGGCACAATAGATTTTTGCCCCCAACACTTATCAAAAAACCTTAA
- a CDS encoding YhdP family protein has protein sequence MSTPTLQRLIKIVWQLLALGLLLFALLVSLIRGLLPHVPEVRQQLVEYLQHQYKVKVQLESIMAQWRAFGPELVINQLVIPPQAALPITLMVEKVHLKIDFWDSVASFSPQIETVTFDGLHLAYDLSHQAIAPSASPAAMDSEGTHGPAIASEEAQAQDWLYGFALEQLSHFSITNASVQLLSDKRKFKPIFINNLVWLNSPNLHRGEGQLLMDKSGASQQNLSLKLEISGNGYQADSLVGQAYLQANELDLGQWLSGKAAELDFKRLLQVANLDSEPEHAKIDGKLNFEAWLEFSNRSLASGLLVLKPSSLQWQWADVTERFSIESGQFELVSSPEGWQVNSHGLKLMTNQQVWPALDIGVRYQDDAFFAYLNELSLPLLTPLLALVPELSAEQLTQWQTLGLSGTVGPIRGYHSLETGLIAKTRLSQVAWSRAEGMPGMSPIDAALSYDNHGLNLSLPAQDYSLDFGTGFEAPLVFHGEALSARYELSEQRLAIPRFAFDNQDISLAGAVGVSLTQDTHLSLAAKVKVKQAQHLGDYFPLAAMSPELVEYLNGAIIKGQIPDASVVWHGALSHYPYEDNSGVFQAGFTLENAVYRFEPDWPVITELRLDALFENAAMDLWVTQGQLQDVAIDGAHVYIPELGENSLLRVEAKLNTQALAATRVLQASPLKDSVGETLNSLQVRGAISARLDLNIPLYEGEEERIAGNISFNKNNLLLTGPELEFTDLTGEVSFINQELLGKGLKAKLLGQGLVFSFATEERDDKLALAVDLQGKVVMASLPQAAANPLSEYYQGSFEWDGAMSMVFEPDNYQLQLQLNSDLVGTEISLPAPFNKPVKVPLGLNLELFGESQSITFSAKLAELAEFRGEITPESGNGLSHYDVMLGRAFKLGDTLQGQGQGQIQIALDQAQLAPWLPVIEQFTLASTEPTGEEAEPGFFPPLQLIRGKVNQFELPGLWLHAAEFSASPSADKWQFKVDSEEFVGDISLYPDWQQQGLEVQGEKLALSTQALGLKPEKHIEASAPMLPLELNPLEADSDPVTLGLNPASQAVEVPAPSSTDIAASSTVLLPKVEFKTALIDLPKLKIDVADFSFNGMPLGQLQLEGAHNELGYQFSHIGLTKPGLIFNATGLWSLVAGQERSEFELDLQADKFDILSESLLIEPGVKDSPVKLKGNLSWQAAPHEFVLSALDGALAFELGKGHLSEISDKGARIFSLFSLDSLLRKLSFDFSDVFGQGLYFNEFKGDLTIDKGVLKTRNTEMDAIAGDMKVRGYTDLSSQSLNYDIRFVPQLASSVPTVVLLSTSAWTFGVGAFALTKVLEPMIEIISEIRFRVTGTMDEPLIEELERKHKEIEIPEAILAPKVGAQTQETLESGEPVDASTLSQGQTKAPTPAKPIADDVSLDVPALVEKPETQPVPR, from the coding sequence GTGTCAACACCGACGCTGCAACGACTCATCAAAATAGTGTGGCAGCTGCTGGCCTTAGGCCTGTTGCTGTTTGCACTCTTGGTGAGTTTAATTCGCGGCCTCTTGCCCCATGTCCCCGAGGTGCGTCAGCAACTGGTTGAGTACCTGCAACATCAATATAAAGTTAAGGTGCAGCTTGAGAGTATCATGGCCCAGTGGCGTGCCTTTGGTCCTGAACTCGTCATTAATCAATTAGTTATTCCTCCTCAGGCTGCCTTACCCATCACCTTGATGGTGGAAAAAGTACACTTAAAAATCGATTTCTGGGACTCAGTGGCCAGCTTTTCGCCACAAATAGAAACGGTTACCTTCGATGGCTTACACTTAGCCTATGACTTAAGTCATCAGGCCATAGCCCCATCAGCATCACCCGCGGCCATGGATTCAGAAGGTACCCATGGTCCAGCCATAGCATCAGAAGAAGCCCAGGCTCAAGACTGGCTCTATGGCTTTGCCCTCGAGCAGCTGAGTCACTTTTCTATTACCAATGCGTCGGTGCAACTCTTAAGTGATAAGCGCAAGTTTAAGCCGATTTTTATTAATAACTTAGTCTGGTTAAATAGCCCCAATCTTCATCGCGGCGAAGGTCAGCTGTTGATGGATAAATCAGGGGCATCCCAACAGAATTTGTCCCTGAAACTTGAAATTAGCGGTAATGGCTATCAAGCCGACTCCTTGGTGGGTCAGGCTTATCTACAGGCTAACGAGTTAGATCTCGGCCAATGGCTTAGTGGCAAGGCTGCTGAATTGGATTTTAAACGCTTGCTGCAAGTGGCCAATTTAGACTCAGAACCTGAGCATGCTAAAATCGACGGAAAGCTTAACTTCGAGGCTTGGCTTGAGTTTAGCAATCGCAGTCTAGCCTCGGGATTATTAGTATTAAAACCCAGCTCATTACAATGGCAATGGGCTGACGTGACCGAGCGGTTTTCTATCGAATCAGGCCAGTTTGAACTTGTGTCTTCCCCTGAAGGTTGGCAAGTAAATAGCCATGGGCTTAAGCTGATGACTAATCAGCAAGTGTGGCCAGCATTGGATATCGGCGTACGCTATCAAGATGATGCATTCTTTGCCTATCTCAACGAGCTGAGTCTACCGCTGTTGACGCCTTTGCTGGCATTGGTGCCTGAGCTAAGCGCGGAGCAATTAACTCAGTGGCAGACGCTCGGCTTGTCGGGCACGGTTGGACCCATTCGCGGCTATCACAGTCTTGAAACGGGATTGATTGCCAAAACCAGGCTGAGCCAAGTTGCGTGGAGTCGAGCAGAGGGCATGCCGGGCATGAGCCCCATAGACGCCGCGTTAAGCTATGACAATCATGGCCTTAATCTTAGTTTGCCAGCACAGGATTATAGTCTGGACTTTGGCACAGGTTTTGAGGCGCCATTAGTTTTTCATGGTGAGGCCTTGAGTGCGCGCTATGAGTTAAGCGAGCAGCGCTTAGCTATCCCTAGATTTGCATTCGATAATCAAGACATTAGCTTGGCGGGGGCAGTTGGCGTGAGTCTTACACAAGACACGCACCTGAGTCTGGCGGCCAAGGTTAAGGTCAAGCAAGCACAGCATCTTGGGGATTATTTTCCCTTAGCCGCCATGAGTCCCGAACTGGTCGAGTATCTTAATGGCGCCATCATTAAAGGGCAGATCCCTGATGCCAGTGTGGTTTGGCATGGCGCCTTAAGTCACTATCCTTATGAGGATAATTCCGGGGTGTTTCAGGCGGGTTTTACCCTAGAGAATGCGGTTTATCGTTTTGAGCCCGACTGGCCGGTCATTACTGAGCTGCGTCTGGACGCCTTATTTGAAAATGCCGCCATGGATCTGTGGGTGACACAAGGCCAATTACAAGATGTGGCCATCGATGGTGCCCATGTGTATATTCCAGAACTTGGCGAAAATAGCCTGTTGCGAGTAGAAGCCAAGCTTAATACGCAGGCCCTTGCGGCTACTCGAGTGTTGCAGGCATCCCCTCTGAAAGACTCAGTAGGTGAAACACTCAATAGCCTGCAGGTTAGGGGCGCTATTTCTGCGAGGCTTGATCTTAATATCCCACTCTATGAGGGTGAAGAAGAACGCATTGCGGGCAATATCAGCTTTAATAAGAATAACTTGTTGCTAACTGGCCCTGAGCTTGAGTTCACTGATTTGACCGGCGAGGTGAGCTTTATTAACCAAGAATTGTTAGGTAAAGGCCTGAAAGCCAAGTTACTCGGGCAGGGATTAGTGTTTTCCTTTGCCACAGAGGAGCGTGACGACAAGCTGGCGCTCGCGGTGGACCTGCAGGGCAAGGTGGTGATGGCAAGTTTGCCACAGGCGGCAGCCAATCCACTGTCCGAATATTATCAAGGTTCATTTGAATGGGATGGCGCCATGAGCATGGTGTTTGAACCCGATAATTATCAGCTGCAATTACAGCTTAATAGTGACTTAGTGGGCACAGAAATCAGCCTGCCGGCGCCATTCAATAAACCTGTAAAAGTGCCTTTAGGACTAAACCTTGAGTTATTCGGTGAGAGTCAGTCGATCACATTCAGTGCAAAATTGGCCGAGTTGGCCGAATTTAGGGGGGAAATAACCCCAGAGAGCGGCAATGGCTTGAGTCATTATGATGTAATGCTAGGCCGAGCATTTAAGCTTGGAGATACGCTGCAAGGGCAAGGGCAAGGGCAAATTCAAATTGCCTTAGACCAGGCCCAGCTTGCCCCTTGGTTGCCTGTGATTGAACAGTTTACCTTAGCGAGCACTGAACCCACTGGCGAAGAGGCTGAGCCAGGGTTTTTCCCCCCATTGCAATTAATTCGCGGCAAGGTTAATCAATTCGAATTACCCGGGTTATGGCTTCACGCTGCAGAATTTAGTGCATCGCCTTCAGCGGACAAATGGCAGTTTAAGGTTGATTCAGAAGAGTTTGTTGGTGACATCAGCCTCTATCCCGACTGGCAACAACAAGGCTTGGAAGTACAGGGTGAAAAGCTTGCCTTGAGCACACAAGCGCTTGGACTTAAGCCCGAGAAGCATATCGAAGCGAGCGCGCCAATGCTGCCGCTCGAGTTAAATCCCCTTGAAGCAGACTCGGATCCAGTGACTCTTGGTTTAAACCCAGCGTCTCAGGCTGTTGAAGTACCCGCACCCAGTAGCACAGATATTGCGGCTTCTAGCACAGTCCTTTTACCTAAGGTTGAATTCAAAACAGCCTTAATCGACTTGCCTAAACTTAAGATAGATGTCGCAGACTTTAGTTTCAATGGCATGCCATTAGGGCAATTGCAGCTCGAGGGTGCCCATAACGAGTTAGGTTATCAGTTCAGCCACATAGGCTTAACTAAGCCTGGCTTGATTTTTAACGCCACAGGTTTGTGGTCTTTAGTTGCAGGGCAAGAGCGCAGTGAGTTTGAACTCGATCTGCAAGCGGATAAGTTTGATATCCTGTCAGAATCTTTATTGATAGAACCGGGTGTTAAGGATTCACCTGTGAAGCTTAAGGGCAATCTTAGCTGGCAGGCAGCCCCCCATGAGTTTGTGTTGTCAGCGCTGGATGGGGCTTTAGCGTTTGAGCTGGGTAAGGGGCACTTATCTGAAATTAGTGATAAAGGCGCGCGGATATTTTCCTTGTTCAGTTTAGATTCTTTGCTGCGCAAATTATCTTTTGATTTCTCGGATGTATTTGGCCAAGGATTATATTTCAACGAGTTTAAGGGCGATCTCACCATAGATAAAGGTGTGCTTAAGACCCGTAACACAGAAATGGATGCTATAGCAGGCGATATGAAGGTGCGGGGCTATACTGATTTAAGCAGCCAAAGCTTAAATTATGATATTCGTTTCGTGCCTCAGTTAGCGTCAAGTGTACCGACTGTGGTGTTACTCAGTACCAGTGCCTGGACATTTGGTGTTGGTGCGTTTGCGCTAACTAAGGTGCTTGAACCTATGATAGAGATTATTTCTGAAATTCGCTTTCGGGTGACGGGCACCATGGATGAGCCTCTCATCGAAGAGTTGGAGCGTAAGCATAAAGAAATTGAGATCCCCGAAGCGATTTTAGCCCCCAAAGTGGGCGCACAGACCCAAGAGACACTTGAAAGTGGTGAGCCTGTTGATGCCTCAACCCTGTCACAGGGTCAAACTAAAGCGCCAACCCCGGCTAAACCAATCGCTGATGATGTATCGTTGGACGTCCCCGCGTTGGTGGAAAAGCCTGAAACCCAGCCAGTGCCAAGATAG
- the rng gene encoding ribonuclease G encodes MNNKTKNKKGSELLINVTPTEARVALVEHGVLQEVHIERRMKRGLVGNIYKGKISRVLPGMQAAFVDIGLDKAAFLHASDIVPHTECVADTEKRNFVVRDIAELVRQGQDIMVQVVKDPLGTKGARLTTDITLPSRYLVFMPDSSHVGVSQRIEVEAERNRLKNITLPYVDADGGFIIRTAAEGVGEDELAQDAAFLRRVWAKVSERRKRKGVTLLYQDLALPVRIIRDFVGTELDHIQVDSSQTYDELSLFAQEFMPEIADKIEHYSGPAAIFDLYDVENEIQRALGRKVELKSGGYLIIDQTEAMTTVDINTGAFVGHRNLEETIFNTNLEATQAIARQLRLRNLGGIIIIDFIDMQNAEHKSRVLASLQSALSKDRVKTSISGFSGLGLVEMTRKRTRESLEHVVCGECPSCHGTGSMKTIETVSYEIFRELIRLNSTYAADEFLIYCSPAVYNSLHGDDSHLLAELGVYIGKRLRLQSEPMYAQNKYDVVMI; translated from the coding sequence ATGAATAATAAAACCAAAAATAAAAAAGGCTCAGAATTATTAATCAATGTGACCCCGACCGAGGCCAGAGTCGCCTTAGTTGAACATGGGGTATTGCAGGAAGTTCATATTGAAAGGCGCATGAAGCGCGGTTTAGTGGGTAATATCTATAAAGGTAAAATCAGTCGAGTGCTGCCAGGTATGCAGGCGGCTTTTGTGGATATTGGCTTAGATAAAGCGGCTTTTTTGCATGCCTCAGACATAGTGCCGCACACTGAATGCGTGGCCGATACTGAAAAACGTAACTTCGTGGTGCGTGATATCGCAGAACTGGTGCGCCAAGGCCAAGATATCATGGTGCAAGTGGTCAAAGATCCGCTGGGCACCAAAGGCGCGCGTCTGACCACAGATATCACCTTGCCTTCCCGTTATTTGGTTTTCATGCCTGATTCTAGTCATGTGGGGGTATCTCAGCGTATCGAAGTTGAAGCCGAGCGTAATCGTTTGAAAAACATTACCTTGCCCTATGTGGATGCCGATGGCGGTTTTATTATACGCACCGCAGCCGAAGGAGTAGGCGAAGACGAGTTGGCACAAGATGCGGCATTTTTGCGCCGTGTCTGGGCAAAAGTGAGTGAGCGCCGGAAACGCAAAGGCGTTACCTTGTTGTATCAAGACTTGGCCTTACCCGTGCGAATTATTCGTGATTTTGTCGGCACTGAGCTTGATCATATTCAAGTTGACTCGAGCCAGACATATGATGAGTTAAGCTTGTTTGCGCAAGAGTTTATGCCTGAAATTGCCGATAAAATTGAGCATTATTCAGGGCCTGCGGCGATTTTCGACCTTTATGACGTGGAAAATGAAATTCAGCGCGCCCTTGGGCGCAAAGTTGAGCTTAAGTCTGGCGGTTACCTCATCATAGATCAGACCGAAGCCATGACCACAGTGGATATCAATACCGGTGCCTTTGTCGGCCATAGAAACCTAGAAGAGACCATATTTAATACTAACCTCGAGGCCACCCAGGCCATAGCGCGGCAGCTGAGGTTACGTAATTTAGGCGGCATCATCATTATTGATTTTATCGATATGCAAAATGCCGAGCATAAAAGCCGGGTGCTGGCCAGCTTGCAGTCGGCCTTAAGTAAAGACAGAGTCAAGACCAGCATTAGCGGCTTTTCTGGCTTAGGCCTAGTTGAAATGACCCGCAAACGCACCCGAGAGAGCTTAGAGCACGTGGTGTGCGGCGAATGTCCCAGTTGCCACGGCACGGGGAGCATGAAGACCATAGAAACTGTGTCCTACGAGATTTTCAGGGAATTGATCCGCTTAAACAGCACCTATGCCGCGGATGAGTTTCTTATTTATTGCTCTCCCGCTGTGTACAACAGCCTTCATGGTGATGACAGCCATCTTCTGGCTGAACTTGGCGTCTATATTGGTAAGCGTTTGAGACTGCAGAGTGAGCCCATGTACGCACAAAATAAATATGATGTGGTGATGATCTAG